The following are encoded together in the Xanthomonas sacchari genome:
- a CDS encoding protein-glutamate O-methyltransferase CheR yields the protein MTSHDTITEQEFGRFQRFIFDAAGITISPAKKAMLCGRLGKRLKAHSLQTYTQYLKLLESREGSGEVQTAIDLLTTNETYFFREPKHFDLLRSVAAAHTGSAPFRCWSAASSSGEEAYSMAMVLDDTLQGRPYEVVGTDISTRVLAKARTGHYPLLRIEHMPPAMLKRYCLKGRGEYEGSMLIDRRIRDHVRFLHANLNATLPNLGQFDVVFLRNVMIYFNGQTKREVVARVLGTLKRGGIFCIGHSESLNDVNGDVVQIAPSVYRKP from the coding sequence ATGACCAGCCACGACACCATCACCGAGCAGGAATTCGGCCGGTTCCAGCGTTTCATCTTCGACGCCGCCGGCATCACCATCTCGCCGGCCAAGAAGGCCATGCTGTGCGGGCGCCTGGGCAAGCGCCTGAAGGCGCATTCGCTGCAGACCTACACCCAGTACCTCAAGCTGCTGGAAAGCCGCGAAGGCAGCGGCGAGGTGCAGACCGCGATCGACCTGCTGACCACCAACGAAACCTACTTCTTCCGCGAGCCCAAGCACTTCGACCTGCTGCGCAGCGTCGCCGCCGCGCATACCGGCAGCGCGCCGTTCCGCTGCTGGAGCGCGGCCAGTTCCAGCGGCGAGGAGGCCTACAGCATGGCCATGGTGCTGGACGACACCCTGCAGGGACGCCCGTACGAAGTGGTCGGCACCGACATCAGCACGCGCGTGCTGGCCAAGGCGCGCACCGGCCACTACCCGCTGCTGCGCATCGAGCACATGCCGCCGGCCATGCTCAAGCGCTACTGCCTCAAGGGCCGCGGCGAGTACGAAGGCAGCATGCTGATCGATCGCCGCATCCGCGACCACGTGCGCTTCCTGCACGCCAACCTCAACGCGACGCTGCCCAACCTGGGCCAGTTCGATGTGGTGTTCCTGCGCAACGTGATGATCTACTTCAACGGCCAGACCAAGCGCGAAGTGGTGGCGCGGGTGCTCGGCACGCTCAAGCGCGGCGGCATCTTCTGCATCGGCCACTCCGAGAGTCTCAACGACGTCAACGGCGACGTGGTGCAGATCGCGCCGTCGGTGTACCGCAAACCATGA
- a CDS encoding glycoside hydrolase family 127 protein, with product MPHSPVPSPELPLAHLRIADPFWQRYQRLVQEVVLPYQWDALNDNVADAEPSHAIENFRIAAGRSDGTFYGMVFQDSDVAKWLEAVAYLLAQHPDPALERDADATIELIGAAQQADGYLNTYFTVKAPQERWTNLAECHELYCAGHMIEAGVAYYQATGKRALLDIVCRLADHIDATFGPGPTQLHGYPGHPEIELALMRLYEATGEARYLALARYFVEQRGTTPHYYDEEYARRGHTFFWGGHGPAWMIQDKAYSQAHLPVALQDTAVGHAVRFVYLYAGVAHLARHSGDATLRAACARLWDNATQRQMYLTGAIGAQSYGEAFSVDYDLPNDTAYNESCASIGLMMFANRMLQLAPDGRYADVMERALYNTVLGGMALDGRHFFYVNPLEVHPPTLHGNHTFDHVKPVRQRWFGCACCPPNIARVLTSLGHYLYTRHDDTLYVNLYVGSDARFEVGGQILTLRQRGEYPWQDTIDFDVACSAPMDAALALRLPDWCQAPQLLLNGEPVAIEAHRQHGYCVLRRRWQSGDTLQLRLPMPPMRVSGHPRVRHLAGKVAVQRGPLVYCLEQADNGADLHQLRLPASAALQAVPGSGALDGQVLLQATGERLHGDVDAAAPLYRYDAPPPARQPQTLTFVPYFAWANRGEGEMRVWVDASDG from the coding sequence ATGCCGCATTCGCCCGTGCCGTCCCCGGAACTGCCGCTCGCCCACCTGCGCATCGCCGATCCGTTCTGGCAGCGCTACCAGCGCCTGGTGCAGGAGGTGGTGCTGCCCTACCAGTGGGATGCGCTCAACGACAACGTCGCCGATGCCGAACCCAGCCACGCCATCGAGAACTTCCGCATCGCCGCCGGCCGCAGCGACGGCACGTTCTACGGCATGGTGTTCCAGGACAGCGACGTGGCCAAGTGGCTGGAAGCGGTGGCCTACCTGCTGGCGCAGCATCCCGACCCGGCGCTGGAGCGCGATGCCGACGCCACCATCGAACTGATCGGCGCCGCGCAGCAGGCCGACGGCTATCTCAACACCTATTTCACGGTGAAGGCGCCGCAGGAGCGCTGGACCAACCTGGCCGAGTGCCACGAGCTGTACTGCGCCGGGCACATGATCGAGGCCGGCGTGGCCTACTACCAGGCCACCGGCAAGCGCGCCCTGCTCGACATCGTGTGCCGGCTCGCCGACCACATCGACGCCACCTTCGGCCCCGGCCCGACGCAGTTGCACGGCTACCCGGGACATCCGGAGATCGAACTGGCGCTGATGCGCCTGTACGAGGCCACCGGCGAGGCGCGCTACCTGGCGCTGGCGCGCTACTTCGTCGAACAGCGCGGCACCACGCCGCACTACTACGACGAGGAGTACGCCAGGCGCGGCCACACCTTTTTCTGGGGCGGGCATGGCCCGGCCTGGATGATCCAGGACAAGGCCTACAGCCAGGCGCACCTGCCGGTGGCACTGCAGGACACCGCCGTCGGCCATGCCGTGCGCTTCGTCTACCTGTACGCCGGCGTGGCGCACCTGGCCCGGCACAGCGGCGACGCCACCCTGCGTGCGGCCTGCGCGCGGCTGTGGGACAACGCCACGCAGCGGCAGATGTATCTGACCGGCGCGATCGGCGCACAGAGCTACGGCGAGGCCTTCAGCGTCGACTACGACCTGCCCAACGACACCGCCTACAACGAGAGCTGCGCCTCGATCGGGCTGATGATGTTCGCCAACCGCATGCTGCAGTTGGCACCGGACGGCCGCTACGCCGACGTGATGGAACGCGCGCTGTACAACACCGTGCTGGGCGGCATGGCCCTGGACGGACGGCACTTCTTCTACGTCAATCCGCTGGAAGTGCACCCGCCCACCTTGCACGGCAACCACACTTTCGATCATGTGAAGCCCGTGCGCCAACGCTGGTTCGGCTGCGCCTGCTGCCCGCCCAACATCGCCCGCGTGCTGACCTCGCTGGGCCACTACCTCTACACCCGCCACGACGACACCCTGTACGTGAACCTCTACGTCGGCAGCGACGCGCGGTTCGAGGTCGGCGGGCAGATCCTGACCCTGCGCCAGCGCGGCGAGTACCCGTGGCAGGACACGATCGACTTCGACGTGGCGTGCAGCGCCCCGATGGACGCGGCGCTGGCGCTGCGCCTGCCGGACTGGTGCCAGGCGCCGCAGTTGCTGCTCAACGGCGAGCCGGTTGCGATCGAGGCGCACCGCCAGCATGGCTACTGCGTGCTGCGCCGGCGCTGGCAGTCCGGCGACACCCTGCAACTGCGCCTGCCGATGCCACCGATGCGGGTCAGCGGGCATCCGCGAGTGCGTCACCTGGCCGGCAAGGTCGCGGTGCAGCGCGGGCCGCTGGTGTACTGCCTGGAGCAGGCCGACAACGGCGCCGACCTGCATCAGCTGCGCCTGCCCGCCAGCGCGGCGCTGCAGGCCGTGCCCGGCAGCGGCGCGCTGGACGGCCAGGTGCTGCTGCAGGCCACCGGCGAACGCCTGCATGGCGATGTCGACGCAGCCGCGCCGCTGTACCGCTACGACGCGCCGCCGCCGGCGCGGCAGCCGCAGACCCTGACCTTCGTGCCCTACTTCGCCTGGGCCAACCGCGGCGAGGGCGAGATGCGGGTGT
- a CDS encoding MFS transporter, giving the protein MTATAIGHAAADAAPAATTPRLSRLEKFGYGLGDAGGTVVTCLIANFLTFFYTDVFGLTPAVVGTLFTVLRVADAVSDPVMGLIADRTRSRWGRFRAWQLWVALPIGIACVLTFSAPQLSAGAKIAYAFASYFLLSLCYTAINVPYCALINSMTGDHRDVVSAQSWRFVLCGIAGFLVSVGLPWLVRELGNGDAARGYQLGVCVLAALAVAMFLCCFFAVRERVPVSLLGGAGIAEHLRGLLRNDQLRLVLLMSFLLINVYNIRGGAYLYFITYVLGGSSGYASLFFAMVALATVLGAIVVNALCRRFDPLALYLHTNLALAAFGVAQWWLPTGPAQQTLWLGVIFVHCLVLGFALPLHFSLMAFADDYGAWKNRVRSSGINFAFNLFCIKLAWASSAVVISALFVYAGYRAGAAQQSPASLQAITLLETLIPAGLHLLLAAVILRCRLRRPLLASIADDLAARPVH; this is encoded by the coding sequence TTGACTGCGACCGCCATCGGCCATGCCGCCGCAGACGCCGCGCCGGCCGCGACCACGCCGCGGCTGTCGCGCCTGGAAAAGTTCGGCTACGGCCTCGGCGATGCCGGCGGCACGGTGGTCACCTGCCTGATCGCCAATTTCCTCACCTTCTTCTACACCGACGTGTTCGGCCTGACTCCGGCGGTGGTCGGCACCCTGTTCACCGTGCTGCGCGTGGCCGACGCGGTGTCCGACCCGGTGATGGGCCTGATCGCCGACCGCACCCGCAGCCGCTGGGGCCGCTTCCGTGCCTGGCAACTGTGGGTCGCCCTGCCGATCGGCATCGCCTGCGTGCTGACCTTCAGCGCGCCGCAACTGAGCGCCGGTGCCAAGATCGCCTACGCCTTCGCCAGCTATTTCCTGCTGTCGCTGTGCTACACCGCGATCAACGTGCCCTACTGCGCGCTGATCAACAGCATGACCGGCGACCACCGCGACGTGGTCTCGGCGCAATCCTGGCGCTTCGTGCTGTGCGGCATCGCCGGCTTCCTGGTGTCGGTCGGGCTGCCGTGGCTGGTGCGGGAACTGGGCAACGGCGACGCCGCGCGCGGCTACCAGCTCGGCGTGTGCGTGCTGGCGGCGCTGGCGGTGGCGATGTTCCTGTGCTGTTTCTTCGCCGTGCGCGAGCGCGTGCCGGTCAGCCTGCTCGGCGGCGCCGGCATCGCCGAACACCTGCGCGGCCTGCTGCGCAACGACCAGCTGCGGCTGGTGCTGCTGATGTCGTTCCTGCTGATCAACGTCTACAACATCCGCGGCGGCGCCTATCTGTACTTCATCACCTACGTGCTCGGCGGCAGCAGCGGCTACGCCTCGCTGTTCTTCGCGATGGTGGCGCTGGCCACGGTGCTCGGCGCGATCGTGGTCAACGCGCTGTGCCGCCGCTTCGACCCGCTGGCGCTGTACCTGCACACCAACCTGGCGCTGGCCGCGTTCGGCGTGGCGCAATGGTGGCTGCCCACCGGGCCGGCGCAGCAGACCCTGTGGCTGGGCGTGATCTTCGTGCATTGCCTGGTGCTGGGCTTCGCGCTGCCGCTGCACTTCTCGCTGATGGCCTTCGCCGACGACTACGGCGCCTGGAAGAACCGGGTGCGCTCCTCCGGCATCAACTTCGCCTTCAACCTGTTCTGCATCAAGCTGGCCTGGGCCTCGAGCGCGGTGGTGATCAGCGCTCTGTTCGTCTACGCCGGCTACCGCGCCGGCGCCGCGCAGCAGAGCCCCGCCTCGCTGCAGGCCATCACCCTGCTGGAAACCCTGATCCCCGCCGGCCTGCACCTGCTGCTGGCGGCGGTGATCCTGCGCTGCCGGCTGCGCCGGCCGCTGCTGGCGAGCATCGCCGACGACCTGGCCGCACGCCCGGTGCACTGA
- a CDS encoding EAL domain-containing response regulator: protein MPTPPDTAALHHFGTVLVVDDSQVQREHALALCLRMGAVAVEGAADGHAALARVTEGSPLGLLIVDLEMPGMDGVQLLEALARSDVRVPIVVASQRGAALIDSVLQVGRSNGLQVLAGLEKPLRAAQIAAALRAHAPPTPAPRNEAEAPGEATMAAMLREALQRGEIEVAYQPKVDMRSGRVGGVEALARWRHPSAGPIAPDRFIAVAEREGLIHALTACVADQALARLAAWKQDGFQLTLALNLSPSMLQDPNLLDELLGLLRKHGLAPSDLVLEITESSLVCGSALGMLARLRLQGFGLSLDDYGTGFSSLQQLTRIPFTELKIDRIFVHDAHRSRNLRTVLESALGMAQRLGLSTVAEGIETVEDWTLLQELGCDFGQGYLLARPLGGGALHAWLLEHQRLLQEHGPTGNASAPAAASTH, encoded by the coding sequence ATGCCCACGCCCCCCGACACCGCCGCCCTGCACCACTTCGGCACGGTCCTGGTGGTCGACGACAGCCAGGTCCAGCGCGAACACGCGCTGGCCCTGTGCCTGCGGATGGGCGCCGTAGCGGTGGAAGGCGCGGCCGACGGCCATGCGGCGCTGGCACGGGTGACCGAGGGTTCGCCGCTGGGGCTGCTGATCGTGGACCTGGAAATGCCCGGCATGGACGGCGTGCAGTTGCTCGAGGCGCTGGCCCGCAGCGACGTGCGCGTGCCGATCGTGGTCGCCTCGCAGCGTGGTGCGGCCCTGATCGACTCGGTGCTGCAGGTCGGCCGCAGCAACGGCCTGCAGGTGCTGGCGGGCCTGGAGAAGCCACTGCGCGCCGCCCAGATCGCGGCCGCGCTGCGCGCCCATGCGCCGCCGACGCCGGCGCCGCGGAACGAGGCCGAAGCGCCGGGCGAGGCGACCATGGCGGCGATGCTGCGCGAGGCACTGCAGCGCGGCGAGATCGAGGTCGCCTACCAGCCCAAGGTGGACATGCGCAGCGGCCGGGTCGGTGGCGTGGAAGCGCTGGCGCGCTGGCGCCATCCCAGCGCCGGGCCGATCGCGCCGGACCGCTTCATCGCCGTGGCCGAGCGCGAAGGCCTGATCCATGCGCTCACCGCCTGCGTCGCCGACCAGGCGCTGGCGCGGTTGGCTGCCTGGAAGCAGGACGGGTTCCAACTGACCCTTGCCTTGAATCTGTCGCCGAGCATGCTGCAGGACCCGAACCTGCTCGACGAACTGCTGGGACTGCTGCGCAAGCATGGCCTGGCGCCGTCCGACCTTGTGCTGGAAATCACCGAAAGCTCGCTGGTGTGCGGCAGCGCGCTGGGCATGCTGGCGCGGCTGCGGCTGCAGGGCTTCGGCCTGTCGCTGGACGACTACGGCACCGGCTTCTCCTCGCTGCAGCAACTCACCCGCATTCCCTTCACCGAGTTGAAGATCGACCGCATCTTCGTCCACGACGCGCACCGCAGCCGCAATCTGCGCACGGTTCTGGAATCGGCACTGGGCATGGCACAGCGGCTGGGCCTGAGCACCGTCGCCGAGGGCATCGAGACGGTGGAGGACTGGACCCTGCTGCAGGAGCTGGGCTGCGACTTCGGCCAGGGCTACCTGCTGGCGCGCCCGCTGGGGGGCGGCGCGCTGCACGCCTGGCTGCTGGAGCACCAGCGCCTGCTGCAGGAGCACGGCCCCACCGGCAACGCCAGCGCCCCCGCTGCTGCCTCCACCCACTGA
- a CDS encoding chemotaxis response regulator protein-glutamate methylesterase translates to MTTIKAMVIDDSAVVRQVLVAVLNDAPGIEVIAAAADPLLAMDKMRQQWPDVIVLDVEMPKMDGITFLRKIMSERPTPVVICSTLTEKGARVTMDALAAGAVAVVTKPKLGLKQFLTDSAEEMIATVKSAARANVKRLSVRAAPAPAEPEIKHTADVILPAQGNRPLSQTTERVVAIGTSTGGTQALEEVLTALPRVSPGIVIVQHMPEKFTAAFAARLDTLCQISVKEAANNDRVVPGRALIAPGGKHMLLRRSGAQYFVEVLDGPPVNRHRPSVDVLFRSAARAAGGNALGIIMTGMGDDGAVGLLEMRQAGARTVAQDEHSSVVFGMPKEAIKRGGAEKILPLSAMAREIGQQLS, encoded by the coding sequence ATGACCACGATCAAGGCCATGGTGATCGACGATTCGGCGGTGGTGCGCCAGGTGCTGGTCGCCGTGCTCAACGACGCGCCCGGCATCGAGGTCATCGCCGCCGCGGCCGACCCGCTGCTGGCGATGGACAAGATGCGCCAGCAATGGCCGGACGTGATCGTGCTCGACGTGGAGATGCCGAAGATGGACGGCATCACCTTCCTGCGCAAGATCATGAGCGAGCGCCCGACCCCGGTGGTGATCTGCTCCACGCTCACCGAGAAGGGCGCGCGGGTGACCATGGACGCGCTGGCCGCCGGCGCGGTGGCGGTGGTGACCAAGCCCAAGCTCGGCCTCAAGCAGTTCCTCACCGATTCGGCCGAGGAAATGATCGCCACGGTGAAAAGCGCCGCGCGCGCCAACGTCAAGCGCCTGTCGGTGCGTGCGGCACCGGCGCCGGCGGAGCCGGAGATCAAGCACACCGCCGACGTGATCCTGCCGGCACAGGGCAATCGCCCGCTGTCGCAGACCACCGAACGGGTGGTGGCGATCGGCACTTCCACCGGCGGCACCCAGGCGCTGGAGGAAGTGCTGACCGCGCTGCCGCGGGTCAGCCCCGGCATCGTCATCGTCCAGCACATGCCGGAGAAGTTCACCGCCGCCTTCGCCGCGCGCCTGGACACGCTGTGCCAGATCTCGGTGAAGGAAGCGGCCAACAACGACCGCGTGGTGCCGGGACGCGCGCTGATCGCGCCGGGCGGCAAGCACATGCTGCTGCGTCGCAGCGGCGCGCAGTATTTCGTCGAGGTGCTGGACGGGCCGCCGGTGAACCGGCACCGGCCGTCGGTGGACGTGTTGTTCCGTTCCGCCGCGCGCGCCGCCGGCGGCAACGCGCTGGGCATCATCATGACCGGCATGGGCGACGATGGCGCGGTGGGCCTGCTGGAAATGCGCCAGGCCGGCGCGCGCACCGTGGCCCAGGACGAACACAGCAGCGTCGTCTTCGGCATGCCCAAGGAAGCGATCAAGCGCGGCGGCGCCGAAAAGATCCTGCCACTAAGCGCGATGGCGCGCGAGATCGGCCAGCAGCTGAGCTAG
- a CDS encoding AraC family transcriptional regulator, whose amino-acid sequence MLELTVAYPIRVQNGGLFISRGVGAHPARVIQSYELIFVERGMLSIREQDSDFHVGPGETLLLWPGRAHAGLGQFPDDLRFYWVHFELEPGAAQADNAVALSMPQRTAIRDPERFVGLFRWFLAEQEERRTLPMLEPIVLSMLQCVAGAWPDPHDSERAGVALAYRAKQLIGTQFHTALTASSLAAQLHCNPDYLGRIYRRSFGTTLTEAIHRQRIAFAEKLLLVNTCAVDDVAQRAGFSDSGYFRRVFRQRLGMTPSAYRRLYCKEHINSG is encoded by the coding sequence ATGCTTGAATTGACCGTCGCCTACCCGATCCGGGTCCAGAACGGGGGCCTGTTCATTTCCCGCGGGGTGGGCGCGCACCCGGCGCGGGTGATCCAGTCCTACGAGTTGATCTTCGTCGAGCGCGGCATGCTGTCGATTCGCGAACAGGACAGCGACTTCCACGTCGGCCCCGGCGAGACGCTGCTGCTGTGGCCTGGCCGTGCGCATGCCGGCCTGGGCCAGTTCCCGGACGACCTGCGCTTCTATTGGGTGCATTTCGAACTGGAACCGGGCGCGGCGCAGGCGGACAACGCGGTGGCGCTGTCGATGCCGCAGCGCACCGCGATCCGCGATCCGGAGCGTTTCGTCGGCCTGTTCCGCTGGTTCCTGGCCGAGCAGGAGGAACGGCGCACGCTGCCGATGCTGGAGCCGATCGTGCTGTCGATGCTGCAATGCGTGGCCGGCGCCTGGCCGGATCCGCACGACTCCGAGCGCGCGGGCGTGGCGCTGGCGTACCGCGCCAAGCAACTGATCGGCACGCAGTTCCATACCGCGCTTACCGCCTCGTCGCTGGCTGCGCAACTGCACTGCAATCCGGATTATCTGGGCCGCATCTACCGGCGCAGCTTCGGCACCACGCTGACCGAGGCGATCCACCGCCAGCGCATCGCCTTCGCCGAGAAGCTGCTGCTGGTCAACACTTGCGCGGTCGACGATGTCGCGCAGCGCGCCGGCTTCAGCGACAGCGGCTACTTCCGACGCGTGTTCCGCCAGCGCCTGGGGATGACCCCCAGCGCCTACCGGCGCCTGTACTGCAAGGAGCACATCAATTCGGGGTGA